A genomic region of Rhodospirillales bacterium contains the following coding sequences:
- a CDS encoding holo-ACP synthase: protein MIIGIGSDLTGIQRIGADIDRHGDRFLHRVFTEAEIALSQSRSEDSRVATYAKRFAAKEACAKALGTGFRDGLILKDIEVTNDEWGRPLLSVTGEAAERLKALTPPGKTAAIHVSLTDEGNHAQAFVVIEAL from the coding sequence ATGATCATAGGAATTGGCAGCGATTTAACCGGCATTCAGCGGATCGGGGCGGATATCGACCGTCACGGCGACCGTTTTCTCCACCGGGTTTTTACCGAAGCGGAAATAGCTTTGTCACAGAGCCGCTCGGAAGATTCAAGAGTTGCAACCTACGCCAAACGTTTTGCCGCCAAGGAAGCGTGCGCCAAGGCGCTGGGCACCGGTTTTCGGGACGGTCTTATCCTGAAGGATATCGAAGTGACAAATGATGAATGGGGCCGCCCGTTATTGTCGGTGACCGGCGAGGCGGCGGAAAGGCTGAAAGCCTTGACCCCGCCGGGCAAGACAGCGGCCATCCATGTCAGCCTGACCGATGAGGGAAACCATGCACAGGCTTTTGTGGTGATAGAAGCGCTTTAA
- a CDS encoding Ldh family oxidoreductase: MFTIDKNTLESFAATLLQAGGFTQEEAGITAQSLVLSNLYGHDSHGVIRIIEYLSSLADGEIVSGVDLRVENETNNSLCADACFGLGQVQMPRLLDALMAKLPGNGVVTGSLYNCSHVGRLGEWTEYIAHKGLAGFTLANDNGVVEFVAPPGGKTARTSTNPIAFAVPLQNGEIFSLDMSTSATAMGKVRLSYLAHQDCPAGVLQDSNGNSTNDPAVLYNDPKGSVLPMGGAQGYKGFGLSMMVDCLVAGLSGGFTPPAPADSLYCNNVIACIWDPAQFAGLAHMQQQAEKYLDYVRQTPPIDPAKPVRIAGDRSKQEKAKRLKDGIPLSLATGQRLAKYAGKFGVALPDEFPD, from the coding sequence ATGTTCACCATCGACAAAAACACGTTGGAATCTTTTGCGGCGACATTGTTACAGGCGGGCGGCTTTACGCAGGAAGAAGCAGGTATAACTGCCCAAAGCCTTGTCCTGTCCAATCTTTATGGTCACGATTCACACGGTGTCATTCGGATTATCGAATATCTGTCCTCCCTTGCCGACGGCGAAATTGTCAGCGGCGTTGATCTGCGTGTTGAAAACGAGACGAATAACAGCCTATGCGCCGATGCGTGTTTCGGACTGGGACAAGTCCAGATGCCGCGGTTACTGGACGCCCTGATGGCCAAGCTTCCCGGAAACGGCGTTGTGACCGGCTCTCTTTATAATTGTTCCCATGTTGGCCGACTGGGGGAATGGACCGAATATATCGCCCATAAGGGATTGGCCGGGTTTACACTGGCCAACGACAACGGCGTTGTTGAGTTTGTTGCTCCGCCCGGCGGAAAAACCGCCCGCACGAGCACGAACCCGATTGCCTTTGCCGTCCCGTTGCAAAATGGCGAGATATTTTCACTCGACATGTCGACGAGCGCCACCGCCATGGGAAAGGTCCGCCTTTCTTATCTTGCTCATCAGGACTGCCCGGCAGGCGTTTTGCAGGATTCAAATGGAAACTCTACAAACGATCCTGCGGTTTTGTACAATGATCCCAAAGGCTCCGTTCTACCCATGGGCGGCGCCCAGGGATACAAGGGATTTGGCCTGTCCATGATGGTTGACTGCCTCGTAGCCGGTCTGTCCGGCGGGTTTACGCCGCCCGCGCCAGCAGACTCCCTTTACTGCAACAACGTCATTGCCTGTATCTGGGATCCGGCGCAGTTTGCGGGGCTGGCGCATATGCAGCAGCAGGCCGAGAAATATCTCGATTACGTCCGGCAAACGCCGCCGATTGACCCGGCAAAACCCGTGCGCATTGCCGGGGACCGTTCAAAGCAAGAGAAAGCGAAGCGCCTGAAAGATGGCATTCCGCTCAGCCTTGCCACCGGGCAGCGCCTTGCGAAATATGCCGGGAAGTTCGGCGTGGCCCTGCCGGATGAATTTCCGGACTAG
- a CDS encoding gcrA cell cycle regulator family protein has protein sequence MSWTEERVALLKKLWGEGRTAAEIAKELGDVTRNAVIGKAHRLKLSNRVSPIQQNTKKVTSKIAVEEKPKAARLAKPVMRDPVKTDGVTMAELTPKMCRWPMGDPKSADFRFCGCNSVPSMPYCEEHARMAYQTTSRSRAFQAEDFDNVDQDVKKVVAV, from the coding sequence ATGAGCTGGACGGAAGAACGCGTTGCGCTTTTGAAAAAACTCTGGGGAGAGGGGCGGACCGCCGCCGAGATTGCCAAGGAACTTGGTGACGTAACCCGAAACGCCGTTATCGGAAAAGCGCACCGTTTAAAATTGTCCAATCGTGTTTCTCCCATTCAGCAAAACACAAAGAAAGTAACCTCTAAAATCGCTGTCGAAGAAAAGCCAAAGGCGGCAAGGCTGGCTAAGCCCGTCATGCGCGACCCGGTTAAAACAGACGGCGTGACGATGGCGGAATTAACCCCGAAAATGTGCCGGTGGCCGATGGGGGATCCCAAAAGCGCCGATTTCCGTTTTTGCGGCTGCAATTCCGTCCCCAGTATGCCCTATTGCGAGGAGCATGCCCGGATGGCCTATCAGACAACCAGCCGTTCCCGCGCCTTTCAGGCGGAAGACTTTGATAACGTCGATCAGGATGTCAAAAAAGTCGTAGCGGTTTAA
- the rnc gene encoding ribonuclease III, whose product MNMPLPQRIDSLQKKLAIRFQDLSLLEKALTHASMGPADNYERLEFLGDRVLGLVMAKILFETFPQEDEGDMAKRHAVLVQGKTLAQIAREIDLGDFMILSESERAAGGGNNDNILADGMEAIIGALFLEQGLDVCMDLIKRLWGDRILVMRRPPRDPKTALQEWAQGRGLPLPLYEELAREGPDHAPEFHIQVSVEGFDSADATGASRRKAEKDAAAKLLARLEKGMSL is encoded by the coding sequence ATGAATATGCCATTACCCCAGCGGATTGATAGCCTTCAGAAAAAACTGGCAATCCGTTTTCAGGATCTATCCCTTCTCGAAAAAGCGCTGACCCATGCCAGCATGGGGCCGGCGGACAATTACGAACGGCTGGAGTTTCTGGGCGACCGGGTTCTCGGTCTGGTGATGGCTAAGATTCTGTTTGAAACCTTTCCGCAAGAAGACGAAGGCGATATGGCCAAACGCCATGCGGTACTGGTTCAGGGAAAAACGCTGGCCCAGATCGCGCGGGAAATTGATCTGGGTGATTTTATGATTTTGTCGGAATCCGAACGCGCGGCGGGTGGCGGCAACAATGATAATATTCTGGCTGACGGGATGGAGGCGATCATCGGTGCCCTGTTTCTCGAGCAAGGGCTGGATGTGTGTATGGATCTGATTAAACGCTTGTGGGGTGACCGTATCTTGGTGATGCGCCGGCCCCCGCGCGATCCTAAAACCGCGCTGCAGGAATGGGCGCAGGGACGCGGTTTGCCGTTGCCGCTGTACGAGGAACTCGCCCGCGAAGGTCCGGATCATGCCCCGGAATTTCATATACAGGTCAGTGTCGAGGGGTTTGATTCCGCCGATGCGACCGGCGCGTCCCGCCGCAAGGCGGAAAAGGATGCCGCGGCCAAATTATTGGCCCGGTTGGAAAAGGGAATGTCATTATGA
- the lepB gene encoding signal peptidase I — protein MSEKPEETQEEQKPVTPPLNAREDWEEFIKTALIAVVLALLVRTFFMEPFNIPSSSMKPTLEIGDYLFVYKPAYGYSRHSFPFSFAPIEGRIWNRGKEPKRGDVVVFKLPTNESVDYIKRIIGLPGDTVQVVDGKLYLNRRLVPRDPVGLKRIKEGDNGVTVMEYIETLPGGIMHSIYEESDDRPLDNTEEFTVPEGHYFMMGDNRDNSQDSRVSYVVGYVPLENIVGRASFIFFSTNGYANIAEVWKWPWSIRYDRLFKSIGPVRPAME, from the coding sequence ATGTCTGAAAAACCCGAAGAAACACAGGAAGAACAAAAGCCCGTCACGCCGCCGCTAAATGCGCGGGAGGACTGGGAAGAGTTCATAAAAACGGCCCTGATTGCCGTTGTTCTGGCGCTTTTGGTGCGGACGTTTTTCATGGAACCGTTCAATATCCCGTCCAGCTCGATGAAGCCGACGCTGGAGATTGGCGATTATTTGTTTGTCTACAAGCCGGCCTACGGCTATAGCCGTCATTCCTTTCCTTTCAGTTTCGCGCCGATCGAAGGACGGATCTGGAACCGCGGGAAAGAGCCTAAACGGGGTGATGTGGTTGTGTTCAAATTGCCAACCAACGAGTCTGTTGATTATATCAAACGTATTATCGGCCTGCCGGGCGATACCGTACAGGTGGTTGACGGCAAGCTGTATTTGAACCGGCGACTGGTGCCTCGCGATCCGGTGGGGCTGAAGCGGATCAAGGAAGGCGATAACGGCGTCACGGTCATGGAGTATATTGAAACGTTGCCGGGCGGGATTATGCACAGTATTTATGAGGAATCTGACGATCGTCCGCTCGACAACACCGAAGAATTCACCGTCCCGGAAGGGCATTATTTCATGATGGGCGATAACCGCGATAATTCTCAGGACAGCCGGGTATCATACGTTGTTGGCTATGTACCGCTGGAAAATATTGTGGGGCGGGCCTCGTTTATTTTCTTCTCGACCAACGGTTACGCCAACATAGCGGAAGTGTGGAAATGGCCGTGGAGCATACGTTACGACCGTTTGTTCAAGAGCATTGGCCCCGTCCGCCCGGCAATGGAATAA
- a CDS encoding efflux RND transporter permease subunit, whose product MSGRLINAAINRNRTVLSVLVLILIVGLGAYRSIPKEANPDIDIPMIYVSMALEGVSPDDAERLLLRPMEQELSSIEGLDELKSTAYQGGGFVLLEFQAGFDKDKALDDVQKGVDHARPDLPDDVEEPEVTEVNFSLFPVLVVTLSGDVPERSLLRLARDLQEKLEGIPSILEANIAGDREEVVEILIDSKALESYALDGGAIIQFFQRSNRLVAAGNLDTGAGRFAIEVPGLFESVTDLYDMPVRAEGDSAIKLKDIAEIRRTFKDPENFARLNGQRAIALEIVKRSGENVIETVEAVKKMVAEERAYWPEGVDVSFSQDQSKNIRTMLSDLQNNMISAVLLVMIVVVAALGVRAAGLVGVAIPGAFLSGIMVLSLMGLTVNVVVLFSLILSVGMLVDGAIVVTEYADRKMIEGLPRKEAYAAAATRMAWPIIASTATTLAAFAPLLFWPDTVGEFMKFMPITMIAVLASSLLMALIFVPTLGSLIGAPDKSHKKIDLSAMGSRDLLSLPGFTGFYVRVLDHALNHAGKILLLAVFLLVGVQVAYGKFGKGVEFFPDIEPEIASVLIHARGNLSVYEKDELVREVESRILDMDGIETFYTRSGKAAGSGSELAEDVIGQIQVEFTEWNTRRPANEILSDIEARTADMAGIFVETAKMEEGPPTGKAVQIEISSRFPDAIPPAVTLVRGVLTDLGDFIDVEDTLPLPGVRWELDVDRAQAAKFGMDISTIGNYIRLVTNGLKVAEYRPDDSHDEIDIVLRHKREERTLDQLDRIRIESSDGSVPISNFVRRTAEPAVGTINRVDQKRVVTVKADLPPGINTAAKVDQIKQWLADNADKIDPRLDIKFRGEDEEQRESQSFLIKAFGIALFMMAVILVTQFNSFYQAFLILSAVIMSTIGVMLGLLITGQPFGIIMSGIGVIALAGIIVNNNIVLIDTFDVLHKKLHDQMSVKELVLRTGAQRLRPVLLTTITTILGLLPMVFQLNIDFASREISHGAPSTQWWVQLATAIAFGLSFSTLLTLVVTPCALVFKETASSIFTKIMVKSKTWISKNKTTHG is encoded by the coding sequence ATGAGCGGTCGTCTGATTAATGCCGCGATCAACCGCAACCGGACGGTTTTGTCTGTTTTGGTGCTGATCCTGATTGTCGGGCTGGGGGCATACAGGAGCATCCCCAAAGAGGCTAACCCGGATATCGACATTCCGATGATTTATGTCTCGATGGCTCTCGAAGGTGTGTCGCCCGATGATGCCGAGCGGCTGCTTTTGCGCCCGATGGAACAGGAACTCAGTAGCATAGAGGGACTGGATGAATTGAAATCGACTGCCTATCAGGGCGGCGGCTTTGTTCTTCTGGAGTTTCAGGCCGGCTTTGACAAGGATAAGGCGCTGGACGATGTGCAAAAGGGCGTCGATCATGCGCGTCCTGACTTGCCGGACGATGTCGAAGAGCCGGAAGTTACGGAAGTTAATTTTAGCTTGTTCCCTGTTCTGGTTGTGACGCTGTCCGGTGACGTTCCCGAACGATCCTTGTTGCGTCTGGCCCGCGATCTTCAGGAAAAACTGGAAGGCATTCCCTCTATTCTCGAAGCCAATATTGCCGGCGATAGGGAAGAGGTTGTTGAAATCCTGATTGATTCCAAAGCGCTGGAAAGCTACGCCCTCGATGGCGGAGCAATCATCCAGTTTTTCCAGCGTTCCAACCGGCTGGTCGCGGCGGGGAATCTCGACACCGGGGCCGGGCGGTTTGCCATTGAAGTGCCGGGGCTGTTTGAAAGCGTAACGGATCTTTACGACATGCCGGTCCGCGCCGAAGGGGATTCAGCGATCAAGCTAAAGGATATTGCAGAAATTCGCCGGACATTTAAAGATCCGGAGAATTTCGCGCGCCTGAACGGCCAGCGGGCCATAGCCCTCGAGATTGTCAAACGCAGCGGTGAAAATGTCATCGAAACCGTGGAAGCGGTCAAAAAAATGGTGGCGGAAGAACGCGCTTACTGGCCCGAAGGCGTCGATGTCAGCTTCAGTCAGGACCAGTCCAAAAATATACGCACGATGTTGAGCGATCTTCAAAATAATATGATCAGCGCAGTATTGCTGGTCATGATTGTCGTTGTGGCGGCGCTGGGCGTGCGGGCGGCGGGGCTTGTAGGCGTGGCGATCCCCGGCGCGTTCCTGAGCGGCATTATGGTTCTCTCCCTTATGGGGTTGACGGTGAATGTCGTGGTTTTGTTTTCCCTGATCCTGTCGGTGGGGATGTTGGTTGATGGCGCGATTGTCGTGACGGAATACGCAGATCGTAAAATGATCGAAGGATTGCCGCGCAAAGAGGCCTATGCCGCCGCCGCTACCCGTATGGCATGGCCGATTATTGCTTCGACCGCGACAACCTTGGCGGCGTTTGCGCCGTTGCTGTTCTGGCCGGATACGGTCGGCGAATTCATGAAATTCATGCCGATTACCATGATTGCCGTTCTGGCTTCGTCCCTGTTGATGGCGCTGATTTTTGTGCCGACGCTGGGATCTTTGATTGGCGCGCCGGATAAAAGCCATAAAAAGATAGATTTATCGGCGATGGGCTCTCGCGATCTATTGTCGTTGCCGGGTTTTACGGGGTTTTACGTGCGGGTGCTGGATCATGCTCTCAATCACGCCGGTAAAATCCTGCTGCTGGCCGTTTTTTTGCTGGTCGGGGTACAGGTTGCCTATGGCAAATTTGGCAAGGGCGTCGAATTCTTCCCGGATATCGAGCCAGAGATTGCATCGGTTCTGATCCATGCCCGCGGAAATCTGTCGGTTTACGAGAAAGATGAACTGGTCCGCGAAGTCGAAAGCCGTATCCTTGACATGGACGGGATTGAAACATTTTACACGCGCTCGGGTAAGGCGGCGGGGTCCGGCTCCGAGCTGGCCGAAGATGTAATCGGCCAGATTCAGGTGGAGTTTACCGAATGGAATACCCGCCGTCCGGCAAACGAAATTCTATCCGATATCGAGGCACGCACAGCCGATATGGCGGGAATCTTCGTAGAAACCGCGAAGATGGAGGAAGGCCCCCCGACCGGAAAAGCTGTGCAAATCGAAATCAGCTCCCGCTTCCCGGACGCTATTCCTCCGGCGGTAACTCTGGTTCGCGGCGTGTTAACGGATCTGGGTGATTTTATAGATGTCGAGGACACTCTGCCGCTGCCCGGCGTGCGCTGGGAGCTGGATGTTGACCGGGCCCAGGCGGCGAAATTCGGTATGGATATTTCCACGATCGGGAATTATATCCGGCTGGTGACCAATGGTCTGAAGGTTGCGGAGTACAGGCCGGATGATAGCCATGACGAAATTGATATCGTTTTACGGCACAAGCGCGAGGAGCGCACCCTTGACCAGCTTGACCGGATACGGATCGAAAGCAGCGATGGGTCCGTACCGATCAGTAATTTTGTCCGGCGGACGGCCGAACCCGCCGTCGGCACCATAAACCGCGTCGATCAAAAACGCGTGGTTACGGTCAAAGCCGATTTACCGCCCGGCATTAACACGGCCGCCAAAGTCGACCAGATCAAGCAATGGCTGGCGGATAATGCCGACAAGATTGATCCCCGGCTGGATATTAAGTTCCGCGGGGAGGATGAAGAGCAGCGTGAATCACAGTCGTTTTTAATCAAGGCGTTCGGGATTGCGCTCTTTATGATGGCGGTCATTCTGGTGACCCAGTTCAACAGTTTTTATCAGGCGTTTTTGATTTTATCGGCGGTCATTATGTCGACGATCGGTGTGATGCTGGGGCTGCTGATTACCGGCCAGCCTTTCGGGATCATTATGAGCGGGATCGGCGTGATCGCGCTGGCCGGGATTATCGTGAACAACAATATCGTCCTGATCGACACGTTCGATGTCCTGCATAAAAAGCTGCACGATCAGATGAGCGTAAAAGAACTTGTCCTGCGGACCGGAGCGCAGCGCCTGCGGCCTGTTTTGCTGACAACGATTACCACGATTTTGGGGCTTTTGCCGATGGTGTTCCAGCTCAACATAGATTTTGCGTCACGGGAAATTTCACATGGTGCGCCGTCTACCCAGTGGTGGGTGCAACTGGCGACGGCGATTGCGTTCGGCCTGAGTTTCTCAACTTTGTTAACGTTGGTGGTGACGCCGTGTGCCTTGGTATTTAAAGAAACGGCATCTTCGATATTTACAAAAATCATGGTAAAATCAAAGACATGGATAAGCAAAAACAAGACTACCCATGGCTGA
- a CDS encoding long-chain fatty acid--CoA ligase: protein MDKQKQDYPWLNNYPDAIDWHADIPVRPVYEVLEETIKTYGHRPAFDFLDKKWTWAEIGNLVDRMARGLQDIGVTKGVKVGLFLPNCPYFLVSYYAVLKAGGTVVHFNPLYPERELAHLIEDSETDIMVTPDLKMLCDKMHAMLHATRLNKLIVCSFTAILPFPKNVLFKIFKAGELAKCAHPDRMISFDKLTANEGNPAPVMIDPVNDVAVLQYTGGTTGTPKGAMLTHANIVANLEQSARWFPQRREGQEKMLGVLPFFHVFAMTAIMNMSVRCGFEIIATPRFELDETLKIIHKKKPHFFPAVPAIYSAINNHKNLDSHDLTSLRYCVSGGAPLPVEVKNTFERHTGCVVVEGYGLSESSPVVCVNPAEGENKAGSIGLPVPNTIVELIDPETGQPVKPGARGELCVRGPQVMKGYYNKPEETAAVLKNGRLHTGDVATMDKEGYVFIVDRIKDMIITNGYNVYPRNVEEAIYLHPAVEECIVAGVKNEQRGEIVKAWIKPKAGRELTVVDMKDFLKDKLSPMETPRLYEFREQPLPKTMIGKLSRKDVLAEEKD, encoded by the coding sequence ATGGATAAGCAAAAACAAGACTACCCATGGCTGAATAATTACCCCGATGCGATTGACTGGCATGCCGATATTCCGGTGCGCCCGGTCTATGAGGTTTTGGAGGAAACAATCAAGACTTATGGGCATCGCCCGGCCTTTGATTTTCTGGACAAAAAATGGACCTGGGCGGAGATCGGCAATCTGGTCGACCGGATGGCCAGAGGTCTACAGGATATAGGGGTTACAAAAGGCGTAAAAGTCGGTTTGTTCCTGCCGAACTGCCCGTATTTTCTGGTATCTTATTATGCGGTGCTAAAGGCCGGGGGCACGGTCGTCCATTTCAACCCGCTCTATCCGGAACGGGAACTGGCGCATCTGATTGAGGACAGCGAAACTGATATCATGGTAACGCCGGACCTGAAGATGCTGTGCGATAAAATGCACGCGATGTTGCATGCCACGCGGCTGAACAAGCTGATCGTTTGTTCTTTTACCGCTATTTTGCCGTTTCCCAAAAACGTGCTGTTCAAAATTTTCAAGGCCGGGGAACTCGCCAAATGCGCCCACCCGGACCGGATGATATCGTTCGATAAACTGACAGCCAATGAAGGCAACCCGGCGCCGGTCATGATCGACCCCGTAAATGATGTGGCCGTGTTGCAATATACCGGCGGCACGACCGGCACGCCCAAGGGGGCGATGCTGACCCATGCCAATATTGTTGCTAATCTCGAACAATCGGCGCGCTGGTTCCCGCAGCGGCGCGAAGGTCAGGAAAAAATGCTTGGCGTTTTGCCGTTTTTCCATGTTTTTGCGATGACGGCGATCATGAATATGAGCGTACGCTGTGGTTTTGAAATCATTGCAACGCCGCGTTTTGAACTCGATGAAACCCTGAAAATAATTCACAAAAAGAAACCGCATTTTTTTCCGGCGGTCCCGGCGATTTACAGCGCTATCAACAATCACAAAAATCTCGATAGCCATGATCTGACGTCGCTGCGCTATTGCGTATCGGGCGGCGCGCCGCTGCCGGTTGAGGTTAAAAACACCTTTGAACGCCATACAGGATGCGTGGTGGTCGAGGGCTATGGCCTGTCGGAATCCTCGCCCGTTGTCTGTGTCAATCCGGCGGAGGGTGAAAACAAGGCAGGCTCGATCGGTTTGCCGGTGCCGAACACGATTGTTGAACTGATTGACCCGGAAACCGGCCAGCCGGTCAAACCGGGTGCGCGTGGCGAGCTGTGCGTCAGGGGGCCGCAGGTTATGAAAGGCTATTATAACAAGCCCGAGGAAACAGCCGCGGTTCTGAAAAACGGCCGCCTCCATACCGGCGATGTGGCAACCATGGATAAGGAAGGCTATGTCTTTATCGTCGACCGGATCAAGGACATGATTATCACTAACGGCTACAACGTCTATCCCCGCAATGTCGAGGAAGCGATTTACCTCCACCCGGCGGTCGAGGAATGTATCGTCGCTGGCGTGAAAAACGAACAGCGCGGCGAAATCGTCAAGGCGTGGATCAAACCGAAAGCGGGCCGTGAACTAACTGTGGTCGACATGAAGGATTTCTTGAAAGACAAACTCTCGCCCATGGAAACCCCGCGCCTCTACGAATTCCGCGAGCAGCCCTTGCCCAAAACCATGATCGGAAAACTCAGCCGGAAGGATGTGCTGGCGGAGGAAAAGGACTAG
- the era gene encoding GTPase Era has product MTTRCGFIAVIGAPNAGKSTLINQMVGSKVTIVSPKVQTTRTQVRGIALHENSQIIFVDTPGIFVPKKRLERAMVAAAWAGNDEADMVVLVVDASAKGRAKEETAAIIDRLVQSGDKRPCFLVLNKVDCIAPEKLLKSAQELNDRFPFQATFMVSALKGKGTDDILNTLAAAVPEGPFLFPEDQSGDMPMRFMAAEITREKLYHRLHQELPYSLAVETENWEQFDNGSIKISQIVYVSREAHKPIVLGKGGQTIKAVGQMARKELEDIMGVQVHLKLFVKVHENWADDPERYEHMGLDFRA; this is encoded by the coding sequence ATGACAACACGGTGCGGTTTTATTGCGGTAATTGGCGCCCCGAACGCCGGTAAATCAACGCTGATTAACCAGATGGTCGGCAGCAAGGTCACAATTGTATCGCCCAAGGTACAAACCACCCGCACGCAGGTGCGCGGTATCGCTTTGCACGAAAACAGCCAGATTATCTTTGTTGATACGCCGGGGATTTTTGTGCCGAAAAAACGTCTGGAGCGAGCAATGGTGGCGGCGGCCTGGGCGGGAAACGACGAAGCCGACATGGTTGTGCTGGTGGTCGATGCATCCGCGAAGGGGCGGGCAAAGGAAGAAACCGCGGCGATTATTGACCGTCTTGTTCAGTCCGGCGACAAACGTCCTTGTTTTCTGGTGTTGAACAAAGTCGATTGTATTGCTCCGGAAAAGCTGCTGAAAAGCGCCCAGGAATTGAATGACCGTTTTCCCTTTCAGGCGACATTTATGGTGTCGGCGCTCAAAGGCAAGGGAACGGATGATATTTTAAATACGCTGGCGGCGGCGGTTCCGGAAGGGCCGTTTTTGTTTCCCGAAGACCAAAGCGGCGATATGCCGATGCGCTTTATGGCGGCGGAAATCACCCGCGAAAAGCTTTACCACCGCCTGCATCAGGAGCTGCCTTATTCTCTGGCCGTTGAAACGGAAAACTGGGAGCAGTTTGATAACGGCAGCATCAAAATCAGCCAGATCGTTTATGTCTCGCGGGAAGCCCATAAGCCGATTGTTCTGGGCAAAGGCGGACAGACAATCAAGGCCGTGGGCCAGATGGCGCGCAAAGAGCTGGAAGATATCATGGGTGTACAGGTTCATTTGAAGCTGTTTGTCAAAGTCCATGAAAACTGGGCGGATGACCCGGAACGCTATGAACATATGGGCCTTGATTTCCGGGCATAG
- a CDS encoding efflux RND transporter periplasmic adaptor subunit, giving the protein MNKSYMIAAVIALCSAVWVISGLVSSSDPAGGSKEETAVESSGPALMKVRVQESVALPMVDDIVITGRTKASRTVELRAETDGKITGLLAEKGALVEEGQVLARLDERDRKARLEEARERVNQRQIEYNAAKSLENKGFNSKIRLAQARADLESARAVLKNAEIELANIEIKAPFAGVLNTQDIEIGDYVEKGQLLYSIVDLNPVELSGYISEQKVGLIKAGTEASAILTGNRAIKGEVSFIASAADPDTRTFAIEMTADNPDYVIVEGLTAEIHIPAREKKAHQISPAIIALNDAGEIGVKVVDDKDTVRFVSVNVLANTPDYMWVTGLPDKARLITIGQDFVLEGQQVDPRLVNDKEGDL; this is encoded by the coding sequence ATGAATAAGTCATACATGATTGCCGCAGTCATTGCGCTTTGTTCTGCTGTCTGGGTTATATCCGGGCTGGTTTCTTCGTCGGACCCGGCAGGCGGTAGCAAAGAAGAAACGGCGGTGGAATCCTCTGGACCGGCCTTGATGAAGGTACGGGTCCAGGAAAGTGTAGCGCTGCCCATGGTTGACGATATCGTGATTACCGGGCGGACGAAGGCCTCGCGGACGGTTGAATTGCGAGCGGAAACGGACGGAAAAATAACCGGGCTTCTGGCTGAAAAAGGGGCGCTTGTCGAAGAAGGGCAGGTTCTCGCTCGTCTTGATGAACGGGATCGCAAGGCCAGACTGGAAGAGGCCCGCGAACGTGTCAACCAGCGTCAGATCGAATATAATGCCGCCAAATCATTGGAAAACAAGGGGTTTAATTCTAAAATCCGGTTGGCGCAAGCCCGGGCGGATCTGGAATCGGCGCGGGCCGTTCTGAAAAACGCTGAAATTGAATTGGCTAACATAGAAATAAAAGCCCCATTTGCCGGGGTTCTGAATACGCAGGATATCGAAATTGGCGATTACGTCGAAAAGGGACAGCTTCTCTATAGTATCGTTGATCTGAACCCGGTTGAACTATCCGGTTATATCAGCGAGCAAAAAGTCGGCCTGATCAAAGCGGGCACGGAAGCATCAGCCATCCTGACGGGAAACCGGGCGATCAAGGGAGAGGTCAGCTTTATTGCCTCGGCGGCCGATCCGGACACCCGGACATTTGCGATAGAGATGACGGCGGATAATCCCGATTATGTGATCGTCGAAGGGCTGACCGCGGAAATACATATCCCGGCGCGGGAGAAAAAAGCGCACCAAATCTCACCCGCGATTATTGCCCTGAATGATGCCGGCGAGATCGGCGTCAAGGTGGTTGATGATAAGGATACGGTTCGGTTCGTATCTGTAAATGTATTGGCGAATACGCCCGATTACATGTGGGTGACGGGTTTGCCGGACAAGGCACGTTTAATCACGATAGGACAGGATTTCGTTCTGGAAGGCCAGCAGGTCGATCCCCGGCTTGTGAATGATAAAGAGGGTGATTTATGA